A stretch of Macadamia integrifolia cultivar HAES 741 chromosome 7, SCU_Mint_v3, whole genome shotgun sequence DNA encodes these proteins:
- the LOC122083526 gene encoding root phototropism protein 3-like yields the protein MWETENESVGGRQYGDGVLSSSQHGVKTNGFERRDQSWYVATDIPSDILVQIGDVSFHLHKYPLLSRSGRMNRIIYDSRDADLNKIVMDDLPGGADAFELAAKFCYGIAVDLTAANISGLRCAAEYLEMTEDFEEGNLIFKTEAFLSYVVLSSWRDSILVLKSCEPLSPWAENLQIVRRCSESIAWKACANPRGIRWAYTGRPTKVSSPSWNEMKESSPNRNQQVPPDWWFEDVSILRIDHFVRVVTAIKVKGMRFELIGAAIMHYGSKWLPGLIKEGMAEEASNSRDGNDTWRGGLHMIVVGNKDDPPAGVPIREQRMIIESLISIIPPQKDSVTCSFLLRLLRMANMLKVAPALVTELEKRVGMQFEQATLPDLLIPSYNKSETLYDVDLVHRLLEHFLVQEQTEPLSPSRQSFSENQTYEGNPRSNPPNAKMRVARLVDSYLTEVARDRNLSLTKFQVLAEALPESARTCDDGLYRAVDSYLKAHPTLSEHERKRLCRVMDCQKLSMDACMHAAQNERLPLRVVVQVLFSEQIKISNAIANNSLKETGESHYQPMIPSRKALLEGTPQSFQEGWATAKKDINTLKFELDSIKTKYIELQNEMENLQRQFDKTPKQKHSSAWSTGWKKLSKLTKMTALETQDIGSQIPTSTEQTRKATRRWRNSIS from the exons ATGTGGGAAACAGAGAACGAGTCAGTTGGGGGAAGACAGTATGGAGATGGAGTCCTCAGTTCAAGTCAGCATGGAGTAAAGACTAATGGGTTCGAGCGAAGGGATCAATCATG GTATGTTGCTACTGATATTCCAAGTGACATTCTAGTACAAATTGGAGATGTTAGTTTCCACTTACACAAG TATCCCCTGCTTTCGAGGAGTGGAAGGATGAACAGAATCATATACGATTCGCGGGATGCAGACCTGAACAAGATAGTAATGGATGATCTTCCAGGTGGAGCTGATGCATTTGAGCTTGCTGCAAAATTCTGCTATGGAATTGCAGTTGATCTCACAGCTGCAAATATCTCAGGCCTTAGATGTGCTGCAGAGTATCTTGAGATGACAGAGGACTTTGAAGAAGGAAACCTCATATTCAAAACTGAAGCCTTTCTGAGTTATGTGGTCTTGTCTTCATGGAGAGACTCCATTCTAGTGTTGAAGAGTTGTGAGCCACTCTCTCCATGGGCAGAAAACCTTCAGATTGTACGTAGGTGCAGCGAATCTATTGCTTGGAAGGCTTGTGCCAACCCAAGAGGTATCAGGTGGGCTTATACAGGAAGACCCACGAAGGTCTCTAGTCCAAGCTGGAATGAGATGAAAGAATCAAGCCCCAATAGGAATCAGCAGGTTCCTCCAGATTGGTGGTTTGAAGATGTTTCAATTCTTAGGATTGACCACTTTGTCAGAGTTGTTACAGCAATCAAGGTGAAGGGAATGAGATTTGAGTTAATTGGAGCAGCAATTATGCATTATGGATCCAAATGGCTGCCAGGATTGATAAAAGAAGGTATGGCAGAGGAAGCAAGTAACAGCAGAGATGGTAATGATACCTGGAGAGGTGGGCTTCACATGATTGTTGTAGGAAATAAAGATGATCCACCTGCAGGTGTTCCTATCAGAGAACAAAGGATGATCATTGAGAGCCTCATTAGCATAATCCCTCCACAGAAGGATAGTGTGACATGTAGTTTCCTTCTTCGGCTTTTAAGAATGGCAAACATGTTGAAGGTTGCACCTGCTCTGGTCACTGAATTGGAGAAACGTGTGGGAATGCAGTTTGAACAGGCTACTTTGCCTGACCTGCTTATTCCTTCATATAACAAGAGTGAGACCTTATATGATGTCGATCTTGTTCATAGGCTTTTGGAACATTTTTTGGTTCAGGAACAAACAGAACCTTTGAGTCCAAGCAGGCAGTCTTTCTCTGAGAATCAAACATATGAAGGGAATCCAAGAAGTAATCCACCCAATGCAAAGATGAGAGTGGCAAGGCTTGTGGATAGTTACCTTACGGAAGTTGCCAGAGATAGAAACCTTTCCTTGACAAAGTTCCAGGTCCTAGCAGAGGCCTTACCTGAATCAGCAAGAACTTGTGATGATGGACTTTATCGTGCAGTTGATTCGTATCTAAAG GCTCATCCAACACTCTCTGAACATGAGAGAAAGAGGCTCTGCCGAGTGATGGACTGTCAGAAGCTGTCAATGGATGCTTGCATGCATGCTGCACAAAATGAAAGGCTTCCACTGAGAGTAGTGGTACAGGTCCTATTCTCTGAACAGATAAAGATAAGCAATGCCATAGCAAACAACTCCCTGAAGGAAACTGGAGAATCTCATTACCAGCCAATGATACCGTCTCGCAAGGCCTTGCTTGAAGGGACTCCACAATCCTTCCAAGAGGGATGGGCAACAGCAAAAAAGGACATTAACACACTTAAGTTCGAACTTGATAGCATCAAGACAAAGTACATTGAGCTCCAGAATGAAATGGAAAACTTGCAGAGACAGTTTGATAAGACGCCAAAGCAGAAGCATTCATCAGCATGGAGCACTGGGTGGAAGAAGCTGAGCAAACTCACTAAAATGACAGCTTTAGAGACTCAGGATATTGGGTCACAGATCCCAACATCAACAGAACAGACAAGAAAGGCTACCAGAAGGTGGAGGAATTCTATTTCCTGA